ataattaaagtattaatttatttaaagaaaataaatacgatcgtcttttttctcgcgtaatttcaatgtaattcgaatgatatagacaaatctatttatctcaatacttggcaatggaagagtttaaactatgaaaaggcacaaattcaagtcgacctatctaatgataccaatttcaataacattaactagtTCTATCATATAAATGTGGCGGAAACATagttttccttattctcttaataatatagataattatACCAGTTTATCGGCTGTTAAAAAGTTACTCACTAGTAGATTAAAATATGATTTAGAAACGTTAATATTTCaacagaaaatattaaaaattgaaataaaaaatacgaattttttagaaTGGCTCAGGATGACTCGAAattacagattattttttatcatgaaatTCTCTCaatgtataatataatttttttaaaaaattactgctTACGACAAAGCACCAATTAGATTTAAGAATAAGTATGGATTGATTTTcggaattttagaaaaattagaaaaatattatacgacattaatgtaatattttaattttaaaacttaccTTTCAAACGTatgatttgattttattagAGCACTTACAGTAATGTCTTttactttcaaataatttaaatatgccATTCGTTGccttattttgtttttcattaaaaGAATCTGTAATATCTTTGGATGATTCATCAGAATCCTTAACTCTGGTGTCTCTATTATGATCTTTAATCCAGATTcgagagattttttttctaataataatacttcGTAACAATTCTCCAGTTGGATCTGTGAAAATTGATAGtgctctaaaatttttttagcagcaAGAAGATCATCGTATTTGATTTGAAAAAGTGTAGGCGCAGAACGATATAACTTTATTATAGGAATTCCACAAACTGAGTcgatattttctaaaatttttttcatatcaattGGTGAGCAATTTTCCATATAATTGTGATTTCTTATCTGTAATAGAAACATTATATAGAGTTTACGTTTCTCACGTAGTAGTTAGTATCTTTTGTGTAATTGAGAGACATTGTCTAGAAcaaatctttaatttttatctacaGAAAAAAAGCCAACTTGAATCAACAAGAATTTAGTTAATCCAAGAATATGAGTATAaataaggaaatttttttggctcaaaaatatttattcttgaTTCGAGCAAAAACTtcttcgataaatttaaatttttaactcgagTATAATtgttgacaattaaaaaaaaaaaaaaatttcgcacAGGGATCGACaaattttttgcttatttaaaaaaatttattttgaccaaaaaaaaatttcttgacccaagaaaaCTTTTCTTCGGTTCAATGAATTACTGTTtcagattaagaaaatatCGGCCCTTGACCGATCGAAAAGGAACTTTTTCAATGAAAagtctataaataaattgagaaaaatatggATAGCCGAACTGGTCCGAGGGACGaattttgaagaaattttatttcttggttcaagatatactttttttctgtttagaCAGAGCCTTCAGATTTATACAGTAATAAATAGATATACATACAGTCCGCGTCACTTGGATAGCCTCAcctatttttttcaagatcAGATTCTTAAtcaattgcacacctcaagcgcgaaagcgccgGTGTGCTCTATGAtcgctctaaattttttcttccttccGCAAATCACAAAAGTAATAGTTACATCCATCAGGCacatctaaattaaatttcatttcatctgaaaaaattactcgtaGCCATTTATCTATCCAAGTCATACATTCTTTTACAAATAACAGTCGTGGTGATATGTGTTATTGATTCAaagccgattttttttttagatttcatTCTCTTTAGATGCTTTGCCCGTCTTATCACTCTTGTTACAGTTAAAATAGATGCTGCAGTTCCAACTTCTGCTGCTATTTGCCTCACAGTCTTAATGGTATTAGATGCCGCGCGAATTATCATTCGACGTTTCCTTGGCGTTGTGGCGAATTCCGTCCgacctttataattttttccgtagttttcattgttttttacggaattatttataactttagcACTTCTATTAATTCTTCTAACGAAAAACATATCTTGTTTCgtcttaaaaaagtaatataaaatatacagatAACTTTATATATCAGCGAGTAAAGAatcagttattgaaaaaaaataggtgaggCTATTCAAGTGACGCGGACTGTATATTTGTGATTGCGAAAAGTACGTTTATCATTACCGTATCAATAGATAACCCAATGTTATAGTGCAGAATATCGAAACATTGTTTCAAACttgtaaaatttctttttattaattttttcctaATTTTCTTTAGTAACTCAACATTTGAGGCCGGTATTGCTAATCTCCATTGAAGATAATGATGTAAACATTGACTTCGAAACTCAATCACTTCCATATTTTCACTCAACTTTTTTAAAGGAGTGACTTCTGGTGGAGGTTGATGCAAATGACTGTATAAATTTCTGGCAACATCTTCATTTCTTGGAATTTTACTATACGATTTGAATGCCATCATATTTACATTCTGTAGTAGACTAAAggaaaaatgaatattatcaaattgaattaaaatttataatagtaTCAAAATTATTCCATCTACAACAGATCGTTACGATGAATCCATACACgcagataattattttaaactaagTAAACATTTTCGAGAACCAAATATAATCATTGAAACTGTACAAAGatctaatgaaataaatttatttgaataaagtcCTTCTGACTTAATTTAAGGGGGGAAAAgggtctgagatacaaaaaaaaaagcatatttttgtgatttttttttttcagagtaccttctttataacaattgttgaaatttgtgacattattgAGCATCATTCCaaaaatattctgctaaattttcataaataaatattgaaaaataagccagtggtagtcGGGAAAACCGAGTCACCtcaaaaaaaggccattcggcggccgaaatggaaggtagatttcttACTCAATAGATCGCATAAGTTAATTTCGTACATGAATATCTTGTAATACATGTTAGTGTGTTGTCATGgtatgaaattaggctcgttttctaagattgaaagtaaaaaaggacaacgaCTTACTTTCTcggagaacttcagatagttaatttgacaaaacattgtatagataatatatcaatataaccTTTACGCAAATAAAGTATTGCTATATTCATAGTCTacaatgtttatttaatttttagattatgACTATAACCTAACAGCATTActattaacaaaatattttcttttagtgCAAACAAATTAAACGATTATTTCATTAtcgacaagaaaaatttaacgtaAATAGATTTTAATGTGTAATGCATAAGTTATTAAGActtaaaaccataaaaaatgcgcgtttctatattaatagtatattacatacctaggccagtaaaataagaaaagtctcagagcacatgtaattgttggccgaggcgaagccgaggctgacaaacatgtggtctgaggctttcttttttactggccaaggtgcgtatactatttttctgctcgacgaagccggaaagttgcaacttcgtttagggcagcggcccgaaagttgccactttccggccggagggcagaaaaaaaaaattttcaatgcttTAAAAGTATCGTAAAAcagtacactgagaaaaaaattttctcctgataactaaattttagttatgaaaatgatttgattgcccatttccaatcatatatttggttgttttatctaaatattttataatccacCAAAAAAACGACTTAttagaaactataaaatatttagtaaagataaTTACGCGTTTAGTAGCaagcataaaatcaaattgattacctGTAGAGTTTATAAGGTAGTCATAATGAAATGTATGAGTGATCATTATAGAGAatgagttattaataataattaaatattattttgaaatgaaagaatattaatttaacagtTCAATAAGtgcatatttagaaaaataatttatttccttcacAAGTACTTTTTTCGTACtatgacaaaaattgttcaggaaaaatattaatattaaacattaatatcATAGTGTAATACAGGATACCactaaaatcaataattttcagaGGATAAGCCGTCCCATGAATGCTTCGAGCTGgcgaatataaaaactctgaaataagtatcttaccagggacaccacaaatggtgggcgcgatctagtggcgagcatcGAACTACTCCAGCTTCTGCTGCCTAacaccataacttttaaatcaataatcattaatcaataatcatcaagttcaaatatttatttattaacctcgaacaaatatataaatttattctaaatgaatatatttttttgtgtctaattaatatttattagagttaatataataatattttgctctaatatttggatttgttggcactataaaatagtttagttgtccattaaataaatattttcttaactctaccaaatgattttattatcttagagagagaaatattaatgtcaaccaaatagagtctattaaatcatttgttaaaaatgataaaatagattatattgatgtaataaaatttagttgtcccaaataatttttagtttaatagaattcaacaaaaccaatttaattgtccaaaaagaatttttttctcagtgtaacaATGTCAAGTTTAAGGTACAGCGTTGTAGCCTATCAAAACATCTTTAAGAtacattagaaaaaaattatcttaaatatttagtttcagagttatacactgtaaaaaaaattgtttgaattttcaaagattgtatataacgcaataaacacatacatttgtgcttgaaatttcattactaatttcatatagaatttgaaatacacgtttttgaattttcaaattaacactttgaattttcaaatacttttttttgaattttcaaataagtattatgaaatttcaaatagaatttttcaaattcaatatatgttttagaattttcaatacttgcttttaaaatttaaaaatcaagtataaattttaagtacgtttattaaaattcatattttttttcttaattttgaataccagcttgattattaaattacgtatattaaatttaaagcttttttcattgaaatacaattcaaatatctagtcatgaaaattcaattccttttgtattgtaattttcaaattattattaacagtgTACGAacctaaataattaaaagatcacaataaaatatgACTGATTGAATTTGATTATACTGAGAAATGCATGAGTTATCAGGAATAAAAaccatatttaaaaaacattcagggctatcaaattattggaaaaaggAGTCGAAACATAACGTTTagggtaaaaaatttcaacgtATTAAACAAACCTTAAGATACTTTCTACAAAAATCGTCTAAGAGTTTTGAATTCGAAGTTATACAACTCTAACAgagaataaaaactgattttttcgaaaaatcgttgaaatttcaaacagctaTAACTTCTGAACTAATCGTCTGATTAAGTCAATCTTCGAACTTAATCAAGAAAAATAACCCATGGAAtatgtgtagaaaatttcattaggatcTAATAAGATTTCTAACGGCTATCACGATGACCAgacagttataattataaggCATACAGGTACGTTTGAAATATCAAAAGTaagaaaagaaatacttttaaaatataaaatagctgtgaaatttacaggttatattctccacaataaaatacaactgacgaaactggattataatgggacaTGCATGAGTTATGTGGAATAAAAACCAtcttttcaacattttttgattccattaaaattttcaaggctatcaaattattagaagaaatggtcaaaacattaaGTATAAGGTCTTAAAtgaaagcttattagacaagctttcagatactttttacggaaattgtctatgattcttagttttaaaattatatgaacttgaaagtggataaaaattgatttttttcgaaatatcatggaaattttaaaaatccataaCTCCCAAACTAATCGAACGGTTAAACCATTTTTCAA
The Microplitis mediator isolate UGA2020A chromosome 6, iyMicMedi2.1, whole genome shotgun sequence genome window above contains:
- the LOC130669394 gene encoding transcription termination factor 5, mitochondrial isoform X2, with product MLMKINRIVSFMNKQNYSWLAIGLNSTIAWKQPMTGKSQKFKTYKQLLINNMSLDSDQATSLLNKNTNIFEIPIEKIIKNCLVCRYHNVDFQNAERTDCRFLELSEDELENKIIILEEMGAKFIDTLMLTGLLQNVNMMAFKSYSKIPRNEDVARNLYSHLHQPPPEVTPLKKLSENMEVIEFRSQCLHHYLQWRLAIPASNVELLKKIRKKLIKRNFTSLKQCFDILHYNIGLSIDTIRNHNYMENCSPIDMKKILENIDSVCGIPIIKLYRSAPTLFQIKYDDLLAAKKILEHYQFSQIQLENCYEVLLLEKKSLESGLKIIIETPELRILMNHPKILQILLMKNKIRQRMAYLNYLKVKDITVSALIKSNHTFEREIIRRSLMKVTEVNNKLDPSDRYSASQMLALCEYEIERNYHFSGDGVWQKNDKKLRKAQELTRFEINEWKKFKCNDTINNVNSFQFIDTKKIKS
- the LOC130669394 gene encoding transcription termination factor 5, mitochondrial isoform X3 — encoded protein: MGAKFIDTLMLTGLLQNVNMMAFKSYSKIPRNEDVARNLYSHLHQPPPEVTPLKKLSENMEVIEFRSQCLHHYLQWRLAIPASNVELLKKIRKKLIKRNFTSLKQCFDILHYNIGLSIDTIRNHNYMENCSPIDMKKILENIDSVCGIPIIKLYRSAPTLFQIKYDDLLAAKKILEHYQFSQIQLENCYEVLLLEKKSLESGLKIIIETPELRILMNHPKILQILLMKNKIRQRMAYLNYLKVKDITVSALIKSNHTFERVFKTEITKKRSKELIWSLFNYSRVDVPTIINNFSKHPHWKYIDLLTVHDSLKYLESLFGDVDIINNLTLIFYPREIIRRSLMKVTEVNNKLDPSDRYSASQMLALCEYEIERNYHFSGDGVWQKNDKKLRKAQELTRFEINEWKKFKCNDTINNVNSFQFIDTKKIKS